A window from Primulina huaijiensis isolate GDHJ02 chromosome 13, ASM1229523v2, whole genome shotgun sequence encodes these proteins:
- the LOC140956301 gene encoding reticulon-like protein B5: protein MSGSDYSEASDERARNEDGDQEKFHLFGRQKPVHSSLGGGIPADVILWRNKQISGGLLAGSTVIWLLFEHIGYHLIPFVCQSLIFSLATLFLWSNLSFFVKKSAFEFPEMSLPEELCASIALLLSDRCNKAFSFFREVALGKDLKKFLYTILGLWAVSVIGSWFDFLTLVYMTFVMLLTMPLFYEKNEDQVDSYARKATAKLKRQYSTLDEKVLQKLPKVPFIAGSKQQ from the exons ATGTCGGGTTCGGATTATTCCGAAGCGTCAGACGAAAGAGCTCGAAATGAAGATGGGGATCAAGAAAAGTTTCACCTGTTTGGGAGGCAGAAACCTGTGCACAGCTCCCTTGGTGGTGGCATTC CTGCAGATGTTATACTGTGGCGTAACAAGCAAATATCAGGAGGTTTGCTAGCTGGATCAACTGTCATATGGCTCCTCTTCGAACACATTGGCTATCATTTGATTCCATTTGTTTGTCAATCTCTAATATTCTCTCTCGCCACTTTGTTCTTGTGGTCAAACCTCTCCTTTTTCGTCAAGAA GTCTGCTTTTGAGTTCCCTGAGATGTCATTACCTGAGGAATTGTGCGCGAGCATTGCGCTACTGCTAAGCGACCGCTGCAACAAGGCATTTTCCTTCTTCAGGGAAGTAGCATTGGGAAAGGATTTAAAGAAATTcttatat ACAATTCTAGGATTATGGGCGGTATCTGTCATAGGAAGCTGGTTCGACTTTTTGACTCTTGTCTATATGA CCTTTGTGATGCTGTTGACCATGCCTCTATTCTATGAGAAAAACGAAGATCAAGTCGATTCTTATGCTCGAAAGGCGACAGCGAAACTCAAGAGACAATACAGCACACTGGATGAAAAGGTTCTTCAGAAGTTGCCAAAAGTTCCTTTCATAGCCGGCAGTAAGCAGCAGTGA